The Vicinamibacterales bacterium genome includes the window ACAAGACGATCGTGTACGAGACGCACGTCAAGGGGTTCACGAAGCTGCATCCCGACCTGCCGGAGAACCTGCGCGGCACCTACGGCGGACTCGCCCATCCGGTGGCGGTGGCCTACCTGCGGGAGCTGGGAGTGACCGCGGTGGAGCTGCTCCCGGTCCACCAGTTCGTGCAGGACTCGCTGCTGCTGGAGCGCGGCCTGCGCAACTACTGGGGCTACAACTCCATCGGCTACTTCGCGCCGCACAACGAGTATGCGTGCTCGGGAACCCGCGGCGAGCAGGTGAAGGAGTTCAAGGGGGTGGTGAAGTCGCTGCACCGCGCCGGCATCGAGGTGATCCTCGACGTCGTCTACAACCACACCGCCGAGGGGAATCATCTGGGACCGGTGCTGTCGTTCAAGGGGATCGACAACGCCGCGTATTACCGCACGGTGGCGGACAACCGCCGCTACTACATGGACTACACCGGCACCGGCAACACGCTCAACATGATGCACCCGAACGTGCTGCAGCTGCTGATGGACAGCCTGCGCTACTGGGTGCTCGAGATGCATGTCGACGGGTTCCGCTTCGATCTCGCGTCGACGCTCGCGCGCGAGCTGCACGACGTGGATCGTCTGGGATCGTTCTTCGATCTCATCCAGCAGGATCCGGTGATCAACAAGGTGAAGCTGATCGCCGAGCCGTGGGACGTCGGCGAAGGCGGCTACCAGGTCGGCAACTTTCCGCCGCTCTGGTCCGAATGGAACGGCAAGTACCGCGACTCGGTGCGCGATTTCTGGCGCGGCTCGGACCAGACGCTGGCGGAGTTCGGATCCCGGTTCACGGGCAGCTCGGATCTCTACCAGGGCACGGCGCGGCGTCCCTACGCCAGCATCAACTTCATCACCGCGCACGACGGGTTCACGCTGCACGATCTGGTGTCGTACAACGAAAAGCACAACGAGGCGAACGGCGAGGAGAACCGCGACGGCGAAAGCCACAACCGCTCCTGGAACTGCGGCGCGGAAGGGCCGACGGACAATCCCGACGTGCTGCGGCTGCGCGAGCGTCAGGTGCGCAACTTCCTGACGACGCTCTTCACCTCGCAGGGCGTGCCGATGCTCTGCGGCGGCGACGAGATCGGCCGAACGCAGCGCGGCAACAACAACGGCTACTGCCAGGACAGCGAGCTTTCGTGGTACGACTGGGCGCACGCCGACGGCAGGCTGCTGGCGTTCACGCGCGACCTGATCCGGCTGCGCTCGCAGCATCCGGTGTTCTGCCGGCGCCGCTGGTTCCAGGGGCGTCCGATCCACGGCAACAGCGTGAGCGACATCGGCTGGTTCACCCCGGCCGGCAAGGAGATGTCGGAGCAGGACTGGCAGGCGGGCTTTGCCAAGTCCCTCGGCGTGTTCCTCAACGGCGACGCGATTGCGACGCCGGACGAGCAGGGGCGCCGCACCGTCGACGACAGTTTCTACGTGATGTTCAACGCCCACTCCGACGCCGTCGAGTTCGTCCTGCCGGAGTCGAAGTGGGGCGAGCAGTGGACGGTGGCCATCGACACCAGCGAGATTCCCGACGGCATGGATATCGATCGCAAGGGGCGTCAGCTCGCCGCGGGCGAGCAGGTGCCCGTGCAGGCCTGGTCCCTGGTCCTGCTGCGGCGATTCGCGGAGCCGCCGCCACACGCCGGCCCCTAGCCCCCGCCACCCCGGCAGGTATTAAGCTTGCGGCGTGCGCACAACGCTGCTCGCCGCCGGTCTGGTGCTGTTCCTGGCCTCGCAGGACGCTCCTGAGCCGGCTGCCGTCACGGTGTCGGCGGCCGTGAGCCTGACGGACGCGCTGTCGGCGATCGCGAAGGAGTATGCCGCCGGCACGCGCGGCGGCGTGCGCTTCAACTTCGGCGCGTCGAACGTGCTCGCGCGGCAGATCGTGCAGGGGGCCCCCGTCGATCTCTTCATCAGCGCGGACGCCGCGCAGATGGAGGTCGTCCGCGGCGCCGGTCTGATCCAGGAGGGCACGCGGGTCGATCTCGTCGGCAACCAGCTCGCCGTCGTCGTGCCGACGGATCGACCGCGCACGTTCACCAGCATCGCGCAGATCGGCGAACCGTCATTTCGCCGCATCGCGATAGGCGATCCGGCCGCGGTGCCCGCTGGCGTGTATGCCCGGCAGTATCTGGAGAAGGAGGGACTGTGGGCGGCGCTCCAGCCGCGGATCGTGCCGACGGGAAGCGTGAGGGCGGCGCTCGCCGCGGTGGAGGCAGGTGCGGCCGACGCCGCGATCGTCTATCGAACTGACGCGCGCGGCGCCCTGCGAGCGACGGTGGCGTGGGTGGTCCCCCTCGATCGCGGTCCGCGGATCGTCTATCCGGCCGCCATCGTGCGCGGATCGAGGAATGCGCAGGCTGCGTCGCGGTTCCTCGAGTTCCTCCGCAGCGCGACCGCGGAACGAACGTTCACGCGGTTCGGGTTCACCGCCAGGCCTGCCGGTTGAGCATGGACGTCTGGCACATCACCTGGTTCACCGTGGCCTGCGCCGCGGCGGCCACGCTGTTGATCCTGCCGGCCGGGGTGTTCATCGCCTGGGTCCTCGCGCGCCGGACGTTTCCGGGGCGCGCGCTGGTCGAGACGATCGTCTCTCTTCCGCTGGTGATGCCGCCGGTCGCGACCGGCCTGCTGC containing:
- the glgX gene encoding glycogen debranching protein GlgX, coding for MQIWPGQPLPLGATYDGNGTNFSLFSEVATKVELCLFDDEGRETRVTLPEFTALCWHAYLPGIKAGQRYGYRVHGPWAPDQGHWCNPNKLSLDPYAKAFQGEWTWNEAMFPYHFDKPDDSKNDLDNARFMPKSIVVDDGFDWEGDAPPRTPWHKTIVYETHVKGFTKLHPDLPENLRGTYGGLAHPVAVAYLRELGVTAVELLPVHQFVQDSLLLERGLRNYWGYNSIGYFAPHNEYACSGTRGEQVKEFKGVVKSLHRAGIEVILDVVYNHTAEGNHLGPVLSFKGIDNAAYYRTVADNRRYYMDYTGTGNTLNMMHPNVLQLLMDSLRYWVLEMHVDGFRFDLASTLARELHDVDRLGSFFDLIQQDPVINKVKLIAEPWDVGEGGYQVGNFPPLWSEWNGKYRDSVRDFWRGSDQTLAEFGSRFTGSSDLYQGTARRPYASINFITAHDGFTLHDLVSYNEKHNEANGEENRDGESHNRSWNCGAEGPTDNPDVLRLRERQVRNFLTTLFTSQGVPMLCGGDEIGRTQRGNNNGYCQDSELSWYDWAHADGRLLAFTRDLIRLRSQHPVFCRRRWFQGRPIHGNSVSDIGWFTPAGKEMSEQDWQAGFAKSLGVFLNGDAIATPDEQGRRTVDDSFYVMFNAHSDAVEFVLPESKWGEQWTVAIDTSEIPDGMDIDRKGRQLAAGEQVPVQAWSLVLLRRFAEPPPHAGP
- the modA gene encoding molybdate ABC transporter substrate-binding protein, producing the protein MRTTLLAAGLVLFLASQDAPEPAAVTVSAAVSLTDALSAIAKEYAAGTRGGVRFNFGASNVLARQIVQGAPVDLFISADAAQMEVVRGAGLIQEGTRVDLVGNQLAVVVPTDRPRTFTSIAQIGEPSFRRIAIGDPAAVPAGVYARQYLEKEGLWAALQPRIVPTGSVRAALAAVEAGAADAAIVYRTDARGALRATVAWVVPLDRGPRIVYPAAIVRGSRNAQAASRFLEFLRSATAERTFTRFGFTARPAG